One Chrysiogenia bacterium genomic window carries:
- a CDS encoding 30S ribosomal protein S21, producing the protein MAQIVVDQNEPFDKALRRFRKLVDRSGIKQEVRRREYYMKPSELKRMKEQKAERRRLRKLRRSASKRPVRR; encoded by the coding sequence ATGGCACAGATCGTTGTTGACCAGAACGAACCGTTCGACAAAGCGCTCCGTCGCTTTCGCAAGCTTGTTGACCGCAGCGGCATCAAGCAGGAAGTGCGTCGCCGCGAGTACTACATGAAGCCTTCCGAGCTCAAGCGAATGAAAGAGCAGAAGGCCGAGCGTCGTCGGCTGCGCAAGCTTCGCCGCAGCGCGAGCAAGCGTCCCGTGCGTCGTTAA
- a CDS encoding single-stranded DNA-binding protein translates to MAGSLNKVMLIGHLGKDPEVRYTGSGMPVANFSIATNERRKAQDGNWEDRTEWHDIVVFGKLADICGQYLSKGRQVYIEGRLQTRNWTDKEGQKRYRTEIIANEMTMLGGPGGGGGGGAPRGGGGGGGGAPRQDDAPSYDGPMGGSV, encoded by the coding sequence ATGGCAGGATCACTCAACAAAGTCATGCTGATCGGACACTTGGGCAAAGACCCGGAGGTCCGCTACACCGGCTCGGGCATGCCCGTGGCCAACTTCTCCATTGCCACCAATGAGCGCCGCAAGGCCCAGGACGGCAACTGGGAAGACCGCACCGAGTGGCACGACATCGTCGTGTTCGGCAAACTCGCCGACATCTGCGGCCAGTACCTCTCGAAGGGCCGTCAGGTCTACATCGAGGGACGCCTGCAGACGCGCAACTGGACCGACAAGGAAGGCCAGAAGCGTTACCGCACCGAGATCATCGCCAACGAGATGACCATGCTCGGCGGTCCCGGCGGCGGCGGCGGCGGTGGTGCCCCGCGTGGCGGTGGTGGCGGCGGAGGCGGCGCTCCGCGTCAGGACGACGCCCCCAGCTACGACGGCCCGATGGGCGGCAGCGTCG